The following is a genomic window from Benincasa hispida cultivar B227 chromosome 7, ASM972705v1, whole genome shotgun sequence.
gtcttgtgtagctgaggtcccaactcccaaatcagacgaatccccaaaatggtagacttattaagttggtaaactggccactctcacccatacaaatcaaagaaccgtcctcatgagcagaagttcccaactcactcaagattaaggtcatgtcacctatggttatcttagtgaaatgtaagtatcaattatcaacggtgttatataaagagattaatcatttcgtggttcagtcttatacgaaatatttgtataggataactgccgctcgtatgtctccacatgaataatcaggatcagaccatttgaaGTACTTTAAAACACTAGTAACATCTACACAGCGgactgtatccgtagtgtcataaggataaggtatccctcatttatccatatactacaaaccatttaggtcaTTACTTAAGgcacaatccacttgtatgtcttcaaatacatgcttaagttacataaaataacctcatatcttagtttattagattgagtaaatgcctataaaataacacttattttattaataacaacatgtttacagagtttacaaactacgagactaccaggagatttaggacaccattcccaacaatttTCTCTCGTCAGACGTGCGTTGtggttgatttaattttttttaagttttttcgtcatcttcttcacagaagattGACAAATAGCTCTCCCCAACGCGTGCTTCTTTTTCCCTAAGAAAATCTCCTCTGAAATTCTCTCACTCTCCCAAAATGATCTCAGAGTCCACACACTCTTATGGATTCTTTCCCCtatagagaatacagaggaaacgtttgtggtggtgtcctcattgaCGGCCTCTTGGTTCGTGGTAGATCAATTTGGAAAGAGGGTTTCGTGAAGaatgttttgattttttcaaGGGTAAGCATGATTCAAACTTTTCCTCTGTTAATTAGCATACTATAAATTTTACTattaatgcatattttttttgtattgtaaattttttattttgaaaaaaatctaaaactgAGACAATCTCGCTTCCGCTGCGGACCTTAAGGTTCCTTCACTAagcacttttgaaacttttttctagaaaatgtaaatatttttaaatatttttttatatataaaaatacattttcaaactataggttatgtgagagatgtcgcatttaaatatgatttaaatgaaatcatcaattaaataagatttagttaattaattatttgttattaattaatagttaactCCCAAGTAGGGAGTTAACATGAATGTGGGATGAATCCCACGTTTCACTATCTCACTCCTTAGATAAAACTCGTTTGCAGGAGTTTTGGTTGCAATGTGATTTATGATTTGAGTATACAAAAAAAGTtatgcattttttattttatttatttatttatttttattgtctCTCTAAAATTCTCCATCATTTCCCAATTCAATAGGTTCCCACAAAACCAAACACCTCAAATTCTTCAAAGAATAAGGAGGTAACCTATGTGTTGGTGTATTTCGATCCTAGGCTAATTTTGGTTTAGGTCTCTATATTTTTCTGAATTGTCCAGTGTATGAATATTTCAAAAAACCCAAGTGATTTCCGTTTTGATCAGGGCTTTCATCCCTACACAAGCTCTACcagtaattatttgatttttaatttttagttttaaaaaataaaatctataaacaCTCATTCGCCTCTTGGGCCAGTTCAATTTAGCCTTATTCTAAAAAGTAAAAGGCTAGACTTATCCAGGCCCGGCACATGCCCAAGGACCTAACACATTTGTTTGGTTGTGGATCGGGCTAACCCAACGTACAATTGCCAAGCCCATGACCCAACCCTTGAACTTATTCATTGGATCAAAGTTTAGGTCGAGTTTGGGTTGCTTGGGATCAACCCATTGGATTAACccatcaaatattaaatattaaattatttagaaatatatacgtatattttacattttttcaaTGAACTACTATCTACCTTCTACTAAAAAATATCAAGGaataagaaatttaaaggtTTCTTATTTTGTCATCTAATTTCTACTAGTGTTTTCCAAAAagcaaaccaaattttgaaagaaaaaaagttgtttttgtttcgaaaatttgattaagaattcaaattttttatataagaaattgagaaaaataggcttaatttttaaaaatcaaatatttaaccAAAGAGGTCTTTTTAAGACATAACCAAATGAATTATAATGAAGTCAGCAAATTACAACAATCCAAAACTTCTAAAATTTGATGTATAGCTTAAACTTAAAtcaggttttttttttgtcaatgtTATAATAATTTACAGTTGCCCCAATACTCATGCTGACATATACTACACCTACGTTAATAAACAATTGACAAATGTTGTTTAATATTATTAGTCATAAACTTGGTATCCTCCTCTAAGATTATGAACTTTATTAAATAACTTAGGGAACTATTGCTAGTCCAAACAAATGATAGAATAGAGCTTTGGAGTGGGCATGTCATCAATCGCCACGTGTCCTTCTGGAAACATCCAAGGCATGCTGGAATATGGAATGGAATCACTGTACAATTACTTCTTCCCATCCCTTATACTTTGGCCCACTCTATCATTTCCTTCACCCGAGAATAAGATTCTCCAAAAACTATGTAATCACGGGCCCCACCTTTGCCCTATTCTAACCTCAACCGTTGGATCAAAATCGATCCAaccaacacaaacaataacGACTGCAAATTGGCTGAAACGCCTTTATATATAAACTACAAACCCCTTTTGATCTTCGATATCTTTTAGAGAGGAAAAGGAGACTACTAAATAGAGCAGCAAATTTCCGGAGACCAACATCACTGTAAGATTGTTGAATCTCTTTTCAGTTTTTTGTTCTTAATTCGTTGCGTTTCTTTGTTTCTCAAAGAAGTTGTGTTTCGAATCGATCGGGATTAACAGATGGAGAGCGAAAGCCAGAATTTGGAGCTGAAGCATCTAGGTTTTGTTAGGATTGCGGTGATTCAGACGATTGTGTGTGTCACGAATCTGTATGATTACGCGAAGCAGAACTCTGGACCTTTGAGATCTGCGGTTGAAAGTGTGGAGAGCGCTGTTAACACTGTTGTAACTCCTGCTTACGAGAAGCTTCGAATCGCACCTGATGATGTTCTTGTTTTTCTTGACGAGAAGGTATTCtttgttttatatcttttgaTGAATTTCTTTGATCAATTTAATACGTTAGTTTTTAGTTTGTTTTTATGATTCAATCGTAAGAACGGATATGGATCTGGCTGGTGTTTGGTTAGATGGAGATGTTTTGCATTCTAGATTTTTATTCACCAATAAATCCAACTCTGTACGTTGAGATTTATCGAGAAATTGTTCTCTTGAAATGAAAgtaactataaattatataatccAGTGTCTCCGTCTCTCCAACCGGCCGATTGAAGTACAATTCATATAATGGTAGAAATTAGAGTTTCAACGATCAATTCAGGAAAAAAAATGCGTTGGAATCTATTTCAGACTAGTATAGAATGAGTATGACTTTACGGGAGACCTATGGGAGTTTCTTCATAACAAGTTAGAGAAGATGAAGTGCCTGAGTATATTCGTAATTCATTCGAGGGAGTATTAGAGTCTATAGTACAAATTATGTGTTCTCTGGGACAATAGTTTCTTACtgaaatgaatatttttaattgTGGTGTGGAATTTGTTGCAGGTTGACAAAGCTACACATGAGTTTGATAAGCGTGCTCCTCCTCTAGCAAAACAAGCAGTTCAAATTACGCAGCATTTTATCCAAAAAGCTGCTAGAACTGGACAAGAACTTGTGAATGAGTTTCAAACCGGCGGACCACGTGCAGCGTTTCACTATGCCGGGAACGAGTACAAGCAGTTGGTTCTAGATCAAGCGGTGAAGATATGGGCGGGGCTGAACCGGCTTCCATCGTTCCACAAGTTTGCAGACATGGCATTGCCAACCACGGCTCAGTGGTTGGAGAGCTACAATTGCAAGGTGAAAGAAATGAGGCAGAAGGGATACCATGTCTTCGACTATTGTCCCGAGGTTCCTGTGAGTAAGATAGCAAAGGCGTTTAAGCAGGACGAGGggaaggagaaggaagaaacACCTCCAACTACTTCTGAACAAGCTCCACCCAAGCACGAACCGGGTTCGGATTCTGATTCGGATTCGGATTCGGTTGCAGTTCCCAATTAGGAAATGGGTTTTAGTTTCATAACTAATCGTGTGGTTTGCAAGATTGTATGATTCATGATGTACGAGCACAACAACGTTGATGAATAGCAGCTATGGAAATTTCAAGAAGTTTGTGAAGTCTTAAGAAGGCTGTAAATGTGTGAATGGCACTTGATGTTGTTATCGAAACTAGGGTGATGTCTGTATATTAACTGAAGTTGTTTTAGACTGTTATGATTGCTTTTTAGGTTCCATGTTTCTAGAGGAAGATAATAAAATCAGCCCTGCTTACAAATTGTTTGGAATGGATTCTG
Proteins encoded in this region:
- the LOC120081980 gene encoding REF/SRPP-like protein At1g67360, which produces MESESQNLELKHLGFVRIAVIQTIVCVTNLYDYAKQNSGPLRSAVESVESAVNTVVTPAYEKLRIAPDDVLVFLDEKVDKATHEFDKRAPPLAKQAVQITQHFIQKAARTGQELVNEFQTGGPRAAFHYAGNEYKQLVLDQAVKIWAGLNRLPSFHKFADMALPTTAQWLESYNCKVKEMRQKGYHVFDYCPEVPVSKIAKAFKQDEGKEKEETPPTTSEQAPPKHEPGSDSDSDSDSVAVPN